The DNA window aaaatagtcttcttcatccattttggtccgtctcaCAAAATCAGCTATTTCTATCTTTGGTATGTGCTTTCTCTCTTATGAGATTAGCTTCATTTCCGCTgacaatactataattatttttttttcttatctcttttatatttatttgctcctaattttgtattaaaacatgtactattattttaaagtttttatttttgtagaacagataaataatactccatgatTTAGGAAATAGGAAAGTTGCATGCGTGCGAACAAGAATACAAACAATGCAGGAAAGAAGAAAGGGGAAAGATGGCTTTCAAGCTCCATTATGGATGTTTGCACGTGGGAGTGGGGTTGCCCTTTCTTTTCTCTAATACTATTTATACTTTTTACCTTTAATTTATTATGGGTCAAACTCTTTTTTGTGAAATCATTTTATGTGTCAAAATCTACAAGAggtctcattttatttttgattatCCTTTCAATTTTAAAGGCTACTTCTAATAAAAATGTTTTGTTGTGAGATCTAGATGATCTAAGCACAACTATCTACGAATAAAGAAATCATTCAACAATTTTTGATGGGGTGCATGCCAGGGGTGGAGTCAAAcaactttttaataaaaataatctaTATTTGAATTGAAgaggataataaataattaaatccaactTTAACTTTTACGTAATTTATAAACTCATAATGACAATAACAATTCATGAGCtatcaaaaaataataataataataataataacactCCTATTAAAAAGAACTTAAATAAACGTCAATGAATAATAAGGTCATTCATTATCTACAGATTTTCAACTTAGCAAAGAAGGTACCAGGCCCACGCATCTATTGATTTTGCATTAATGAGCCTAATAAAAGTATTTATATATGTGAACATTCTTTTTGTAATGCAAAAGTGAAATATGTTAAAGTTTATTaatattactccttccgtccataAAAAAGTACTATGAATATTTGTTTCGGCACaaatttaatgcataattgataaagtaagaggtagaaagaaaaaataattaaagtattgttagtggacaataagtctcaccttattagagagaaaatagtttttaaaattaaaatgttcatacttttcagggacaaactaaaaaaatgttcatactttttaggGATAGAATGAGTACTAAATTATGATATTATTCGTTAGTAAACATTAATTTGTCTTAATATAAATGGTAAATTTAGTTTTTGTGTAGTTTATGTgttgatttaaattattattccaTATGACATTTAAAATATCGCGATCTCAACATAAGTTCAATGTTAATTTTCTTTCTTGGCTCAAGGCTGCAAAAGAAATAGTAGATTTCTGTGGTACTCTTGCCTCAGCTCACTTCGTTTTCTTCTGCGTACATGCCCTTTTAATCTTTGTGATTGTCACGTGCAATAATCATATGAATTAGATCCTTAAACAAAATATAAGTCGTGGCAATAATCTGAATTAGATCCTTAAAATTGAACGGACTACATGATGCAAAtcataaaattgatttattCATATATTCGGTATGTTAAGATTTTCAAAtagatgaattaaaataaaaaatggctGTTATTCTAAAGTTTTATTGTGCTATGGGTTAttggggattttttttattttccttttgtaGATTTTTCACCTATtcatttattatgtaatttgtaTTTGGAGATTACCAAGTAAATTGGAGGCTATGAATAGAAATGTAGAATTACTAAAAAGGCAGGTGAATATGCACCGTAAAACTAAAAAACCAGCATGTGCAACAAATTAGttactttttccctttcttttatttttctaattcaTAAATGTGATTTTCGTTACTTATCGCAGAGGAATTTCTCCATGTTAAGCAACATCGAAACATTGCAAAAATAGCATTATAGGAATTTTCCCATGTTGAAACAAATCAAGATTCAGGAGCCCTTTTATGTGTTTCCTCTTGAAAGGCGAAGGATAAATATTGGCACTATATGTCTTTGAATATCAATCAAATCTCATCATTATTTGATTTGCTGTCACACGTTGTGTGTTTGATCTAGTAATTCAATGTCGTATGCTTACCTCTTCAAGTACATTATCATCGGTGATACCGGTAATATCCTGTTTTCCTTTCTTGGGcttgttttttgtttattaaataGTACTATCTTGGATTTGATACTGATATGAATTGATTATTGTTGGCATTGTCTTATGATCTGTAATATTTTGACTGTGGTTGTAGTTTTTGCATTCTGATTTGGTATCTCTGTTTTAGATCTGTAATATTATGGTGAAATTTGTATATGAAGATAGCATCATTGTTCTTGTTTAAGTGGatgatggatggatggatgaaGTTTTTGTATCATTTCTTCAGGTGTTGGAAAATCATGTCTGCTTCTGCAGTTCACGGACAAGCGCTTCCAGCCAGTGCACGACTTGACTATTGGTGTCGAATTTGGAGCCAGAATGATCACCATTGATAGCAAACCGATCAAGCTACAAATTTGGGATACGGTTTGTCATATGATAATATATAGCATTGGTTTTCTTATGATTCAATGTTATGAACAATTAAGTAGTACTACTTATTGTGCCAGCTTGTGGATTAAGAGGTTCCTTTGtcattttttatatacaaaGATAAGTATGGTTAGTTTGATTTCTTCATTTCTTATGCTGCATATTTCATAATGATCATGCCAGGCTGGTCAAGAGTCGTTTAGGTCCATTACGAGGTCTTATTACAGAGGAGCCGCTGGAGCCCTGCTAGTCTACGATATCACAAGGTGCTATTTCTTTTTTGAATAAATACATGAGTACCAATGCTATGGTGTTAATCAAGGACTTTTTAAGTATATATGCAGATGGTTACTTCTCTGCCATCAATCTCTTATTTCACAATGAGATACCTTTGTGACTTCATGATAACATATGTTTCAACTTCTCTAATGAAACCTGATTTGTGTTGTAACAACTGATTGAGTTCGATTCCATCACACTTTTAGGAGGGAAACTTTCAACCACCTTGCCAGCTGGTTGGAGGATGCAAGGCAACATGCGAGCATGAACATGACGATAATGTTGATAGGAAACAAGTGTGATCTCGCTCACAGAAGGGCCGTTAGCACTGAAGAAGGTGAGCAGTTTGCAAAGGAGAATGGCTTGGTATTCATGGAGGCATCTGCTAAAACAGCTCAGAATGTCGAAGAGGTAATACCAGTACTCATCAAGTTCAAGTCCTTAATATATAATGTACATTATCTTTCATGTTTCTTGTGACTCTTATTCCTCAGGCCTTTGTGCGAACCGCATCAACAATCTATAAGAAGATTCAGGATGGCATTTTTGATGCGTCTAATGAGGTGCGTGTTCTGATATGATATGAcaaattgatgatgatgatggccTTATAGCTTGTTTTGGCTAGAATGGTCTAGAGATATTTGCTATATTCATTTTAGTTGTGTCTTGTTTTCGCAGTCGAATGGGATCAAAATCGGATATGGAGGAAACCAAGGAACTTCAGCTGGAAGAGATGGAGCTGCTTCTCAAGGAGGAGTTTGCTGCGGCTGAaacttttttggaaaaagtatGAAAATGACAAGCgtttatctttattttcttatgtttCAAATAGTTCTACATATATTATCACCAATCTAGAGTTGCCTTGATCTACTTACTTTACAGAACAATGTTGATCCACATTCTAAAGCTGGTTGATGTGAAAACAAAGGATATTCCTCATCAAACTTTTCTGTATATGTTTTTTTATGGTTGAACTAGTTTATATGGTGATGAAAAATCGAATTTCAAATACATGTTTCATGTTAGAGGACGGTTGGGGGATTCACGACAGAAACAAGTTAAACAAATTTTTGATCAATTTAGATGATTATAGGGGATTAATAACACAAATAATTCATGTaaagaattaaaatcctaaacatAAATTTTACCGAGTAGATAATTTAACATTTTGATTCtccaaaaaatcataaattgttTACCGACTCTAAAACTCAACCACAGATTGTTCTTGAACTCAATATATGGTCTTTTATGAGGACAAAATTGAtcaaatgtaaataaaataacttGATTTAGAAAACACATGAAATTTTTGCACGTGTTgtgatttttgaaaatcataaTTATGAAATCCCTAAAATTAAGTTCAAATAAATTTAGGCGTAAAGTAATGCGTATATCTCCTcactcctctcctctcctctcctcatCTCTATCGCACACATCAAGCCTAATTCTCGTCATGGTTGCGTGATCATTGATATAGAGACACGTATTTTTACAGGCGAGCTTCTACCGGACTTTTAGATTTTTCTCCGACTGAATTTTGTTTAACAAAAGGATAATGGTCAgctctttattttctcttatcttattttttgtttatttttataaaccATACGTGTACGTGTCTATCGAATTTGCATTAGTGTGGAATTGGCTTGATTTCAGTAATTTTCTGGTTTGTATCCGAAATTTCTAATGCGTGGAGAGTTAGGCGTTCATTCCTGGTTTAATGTTACTGTAACGTAAGAAGAAATCTGCAATGTACCCAAGTATTCACGTCATCTTGATAAGATTTTCGGTTTTAATCTGCACTGCCTCattaattctttagtttgttttattatttaccACTCTGGTTGTACTATTCGCTGCCATATATTTATCTAATGGTAATTGAATTGCTGTTATTAGTGTATTTCCTTTCTCTGTATGTGTGTTATTCATTTCTGGCATTGATGCTACATCTTTCGATGGAGTCCAATTTGCAGGATTATCCCTCTTTTTAACTTACTAGATGCTCTAATATTTTAATGGTGTGTTCATTTAGAAACTATGTGGGCATCTTTTAGGTTGATTTATGTAAACATTTTTTTTGCTCTATAGAGCTTCAGAGATGGAAGAGGCAGACCTCGTAGGGATTACCCTTCAAGATCAGAAGATAGATCCTACCATTGTCGAGAAAGTAATCCGCCATCAGGGCACCTCTGGGTTGGAAATCTTCCTCATAACTTAACTGAAAGTTATGTAGCTCATGTCTTTTTACACCAGGCCGGAGCTAtgcttttattaattatataagtaAAGAAGATGCCTATGATGCAATTAAAGAGCTTCAAGGTTTTGATATTGAAGGCAATCCACTTAGGATTGAGTATGCCAAGGTGGTTAGTTCTGTCAATCTTTGTCTTATTTTCTTCTCGTTCTGTATTGATGCCTTTCCTATGTTTAAGTATATTACTTGCTCTGTTCTATGGAATCTATGGTTATTCAAGTTAGGGCGATTGTTATACTGCACTACAGAAGATTCAAAAATGCACACGTGGAGACTTGAATCGTTGCACAATCAATTCCATCTCATTCTTGCACATCAGTTACTATTTAAAGGTTTTCACTCTCCTCAGCTGGCATTCCAAAATGAGAAGGAACAAAAAGTAGACAATTATACTTATGTAGTCTACTTGTTAATTACAGAGATTCTAATCCTCACTTTGTTCCACTCACTGCTTTCCAATTAATTAGCATAAGTTTTGCTCGCTCTTGCACAACATCTTACATCAAGTGCAATTACTCCAAGGTGCTGAATCAATGCTTCCCTCTTTGCACATGGATCTTTCCATCAAAACATGGATGCTTAGTGCCATTCTTGTGCGCCCTGCACTCCTAACAACACTGATTGGAAGTCCTCTTTTGTACATATTTGCATTAGATGAAAAAAGTTATGCAAGCAAAAATAAGGCTTAAATATTGAACATATCCATTGCTTGCCAAGTAGTTGAGTTACTTCTTAGTTCTTACATATGGGCAGCCAGTCGCCAGAAAAACCAGACTTCATATCCTTGCTAATTGCTGTGAACTTGAATTGTACATGAATAGAGTTAGCATTTATCAGCAGGCCCCCTCCAAGGCACATATCTCCAGACATGTTCGAAAAGTTAAAACTAGTTGAACGGTGTAGGGTGACTGAATTTGCAGTTCCTGTCTTTGAACCATAATATGTCTCGTTTGTGGTCTTAATATGTCAAAGCTTTGCTACACAGGCAACATTTTACACCATGGTGGACGTAAACAGCAAACTATGCACTTACTACGATGAACCTTCTATGGGTTTCTACTTCGCTGTTCAAATCAAGCAGGACAGTGCtcatatcaacacaatgctaaTATGCAACTTTAGACCCTCACAAATGCATATTAATCTTTGAACTTATTGTTCCGCACTGTTATTTCTGACCAAACACTGCAAGTTATATCCATTCGTGTATTTTGCAAAAAGGCCACTGTAACTCCATTGCATCAAACACCAAGCATATCATTATATGTTTTCTCACAGCTTGTACCTGTCAGCCAGTGATTTCATTAGAAGCACAAATCATTTTTCTCCAAAGGTGGAAAACAATGAAGATGGAGAAAACTGTCTGTATATCTCCAACGAGATAAGTCTAGGCCGTTCATTTTATAGAGCTAAATAACATATTTGGCTCATCATACACTTGTCTCTAtgatattagtatatttttgggaGAAGGTCATATTATTCATGGTCCAGTATGCTTCATGGTCCAGTGTGTTGAGCTACATGTGTCCATGGAAAAGTCCAGCTGTCTGGTAAAATCTCATCCAAAGAAACATGAAGGTGTAAACTGTCACCATAGCTATACTCGGTATATAGCATTAGTGTCGTATGTGTGATAGGTACCAAGACTTCAGGATCTGGTCAAAGAGCTGATTATCAATGAAACACAGTACCTATACAACTCACCTTCAAATGCATGCCCCATATCCAGCACATCTAGACTCCAACAATAAAGATAGAAATCGCATACAGCTAAAGTAAGCATGTGAGGTCAATGAATGAAAAAGTGAAATGCTCTCTTGAATCGAATGAACCATAAACCTATATATCTGTTTCTTGCTCTGACTGTGCTATAAGTAATAAATAAAAGGCCACTGATAAACATTTCCTAATAATTATTCCAACTCCTAGCTTTTTGGATTTAGTTCAGTGACATGCTTTTCAGGCAAAATGTATGCATAATGTAGTCGTGTGATTCTCTAAGTTGTTGGCAATAAGCAGAAGGCTGTATGGTAATTGCCTTTTCTGATTTCTGTGTCATGTGTAAATAATTTCTTCAGCTGAATCCAATTGATTTACCTTTTCTCAGTTCAGTGGAATTTGTGCTTTTTATATGTTTTTAATACTTTTGTTTGACAATATCGATAAAGCACTCTTTGAAATATCTTCTCAGCATTAATATTCTGCTATAAGGATACTGGTGAAGTTGGTTGCTTCATTTGCATGTAGTTCTTAGTTATGTAATATCTGCAGCGAgccatatttataaaaaaaaaacttgattAAGCAGATGAAAGACAATCAACCCTGCAGAACACATGTATACCTTTGAGATACTCCTCCACAAAACTTTCCCAAGCACACTTACTTTCATATCTTTCATAGGATCTAGCTAGTGAACATTGCATTGGTAAATACACGTTCAGTTTCTTGTGGTTGCAAAACTCAATATCAAACTACTGGTTGAAGGCTTATATGTTGCTATTATGGTGAAACAATGTGAAATTATCTGTTTG is part of the Salvia splendens isolate huo1 chromosome 6, SspV2, whole genome shotgun sequence genome and encodes:
- the LOC121807128 gene encoding ras-related protein RABB1c-like; translated protein: MSYAYLFKYIIIGDTGVGKSCLLLQFTDKRFQPVHDLTIGVEFGARMITIDSKPIKLQIWDTAGQESFRSITRSYYRGAAGALLVYDITRRETFNHLASWLEDARQHASMNMTIMLIGNKCDLAHRRAVSTEEGEQFAKENGLVFMEASAKTAQNVEEAFVRTASTIYKKIQDGIFDASNESNGIKIGYGGNQGTSAGRDGAASQGGVCCG